A region from the Aliarcobacter thereius LMG 24486 genome encodes:
- a CDS encoding sulfite exporter TauE/SafE family protein — METISLLTVIGIAFFGSFGHCIGMCGGIVLAYSSAKIGVEQSKSKQILVHLLYSFGRVSSYTFLGFIFGFIGSVVAFSNSSKGILFFITGLIMILIGFSLMGKIKFLTIIEQSCSKTPFYQKMFRKVLGNNSLFSFYFIGVLNGFLPCGFVYMFAIMAASTASALNGALIMFIFGISTIPALFLVGFFVGLFKQSSLKDIFMKISAILVIVFGLYTAYKGYIVIKHTQDSIHNNMNH, encoded by the coding sequence ATGGAAACTATAAGCTTACTTACTGTTATTGGAATTGCTTTTTTTGGATCTTTTGGTCACTGTATTGGAATGTGTGGAGGAATAGTTCTTGCGTATTCAAGTGCAAAAATAGGAGTAGAACAAAGTAAATCAAAACAAATTTTAGTTCATTTACTTTACTCATTTGGAAGAGTTTCATCTTATACATTTTTAGGATTTATCTTTGGATTTATCGGTTCTGTTGTGGCTTTTTCAAATAGCTCAAAAGGAATTTTATTTTTTATTACAGGTTTAATTATGATTTTAATTGGTTTTTCTTTAATGGGAAAAATAAAATTTCTTACAATAATTGAACAATCTTGTTCAAAAACACCTTTTTATCAAAAAATGTTTAGAAAGGTTTTAGGAAACAACTCTTTATTTAGCTTCTATTTTATAGGAGTTTTAAATGGTTTTTTACCTTGTGGATTTGTATATATGTTTGCAATAATGGCAGCTAGCACAGCAAGTGCTTTAAATGGAGCTCTTATTATGTTTATTTTTGGTATTTCTACAATTCCAGCACTATTTTTGGTTGGTTTTTTTGTAGGATTATTTAAACAATCAAGCTTAAAAGATATATTTATGAAAATTTCAGCAATTTTAGTAATAGTTTTTGGACTTTATACAGCATATAAAGGCTATATAGTTATAAAACATACACAAGATTCTATTCATAATAATATGAATCACTAA